In Helianthus annuus cultivar XRQ/B chromosome 3, HanXRQr2.0-SUNRISE, whole genome shotgun sequence, a single window of DNA contains:
- the LOC110930968 gene encoding uncharacterized protein LOC110930968 isoform X1, with the protein MDYENYFHNIITFITKPAVMETFVDIFFCAVPIWAAVMIGVLIGWAWTPRWTSLVFLGFRSKLRGFAMTVPPGFGARRLWLAFTALSAFSVGRRMWSNFREKERKDEVATPRAVAGGEAVLDGYGDGCDVDVKCSNVSSGGTHDVVTEKDLEYLLHLLDGKDAVWQSMIERSTSNMACQAWRYEPESGPVVYRSRTVFEDATPELVRDFFWDDEFRPKWDPMLTYVKILEECPRTGTMIVNWVKKFPFFCSDREYVIGRRIWEAGTGKTYYCVTKGVQYPGVRRRDKPRRVDRYFSSWVIRPVQSRKGDGVLSSCEVILLHSEDMGIPRDVAKLGVRHGMWGTVKKLHGGFRAYQSARKQDMTLSRCALMATITTKISFDESVSGDQKKEDVTIAARGGNVGGGVDWRWVAIGGAVAVVFGVRTGTLGKVLLAGAGQRFGRRR; encoded by the exons ATGGACTATGAAAATTACTTCCACAATATAATAACTTTCATCACCAAACCAGCGGTTATGGAAACATTTGTCGACATTTTCTTCTGTGCGGTACCGATTTGGGCCGCGGTCATGATCGGAGTGTTAATCGGGTGGGCCTGGACGCCACGGTGGACCAGTTTGGTGTTTCTAGGGTTCCGGTCGAAGCTCCGAGGGTTCGCGATGACGGTTCCGCCGGGGTTCGGTGCTCGGCGGCTCTGGCTAGCGTTTACGGCTCTGTCGGCGTTTTCTGTTGGCCGCCGGATGTG GTCGAACTTCCGGGAGAAGGAGCGGAAGGATGAGGTGGCGACGCCGCGTGCGGTGGCTGGAGGAGAGGCGGTTTTGGATGGTTATGGTGATGGATGTGACGTTGACGTTAA GTGCAGTAATGTAAGTTCAGGGGGGACCCACGATGTTGTCACCGAGAAGGACCTAGAGTATCTGTTGCATCTTCTAGATGGTAAGGATGCTGTTTGGCAAAGTATGATTGAACGTTCTACTTCCAACATGGCTTGTCAAGCTTGGCGTTATGAGCCTGAG AGTGGACCGGTCGTGTACCGTAGCAGAACCGTGTTTGAAGATGCAACACCGGAGCTGGTTAGAGATTTCTTTTGGGATGATGAATTTCGACCCAAATGGGACCCGATGCTGACATATGTAAAGATTCTGGAAGAGTGTCCTCGTACTGGGACCATGATTGTCAACTGGGTTAAAAAG TTCCCGTTTTTCTGCAGTGATAGAGAATACGTCATTGGTCGTAGGATATGGGAAGCTGGGACTGGGAAGACTTACTACTGTGTTACTAAg GGAGTGCAATATCCAGGTGTGCGGCGACGTGACAAGCCAAGGCGCGTGGACCGTTACTTCTCGAGTTGGGTAATCAGGCCTG TGCAATCCCGAAAAGGAGATGGAGTATTATCGTCATGTGAAGTAATACTGTTACATAGCGAAGACATGGGGATTCCAAGAGACGTGGCTAAGCTAGGTGTCCGTCATGGAATGTGGGGAACCGTGAAGAAGCTACACGGCGGCTTCCGAGCTTATCAAAGTGCACGAAAACAAGACATGACACTCTCAAGATGTGCACTCATGGCGACAATCACCACTAAGATCTCCTTTGATGAGTCAGTGTCAGGAGACCAAAAGAAGGAAGATGTTACTATTGCCGCTAGAGGCGGCAATGTTGGCGGTGGAGTGGACTGGAGATGGGTGGCGATTGGCGGGGCAGTGGCGGTGGTTTTCGGAGTTCGTACGGGGACCCTAGGGAAAGTATTGTTGGCTGGGGCTGGTCAAAGATTTGGTCGAAGAAGATGA
- the LOC110930968 gene encoding uncharacterized protein LOC110930968 isoform X3 yields the protein MDYENYFHNIITFITKPAVMETFVDIFFCAVPIWAAVMIGVLIGWAWTPRWTSLVFLGFRSKLRGFAMTVPPGFGARRLWLAFTALSAFSVGRRMWSNFREKERKDEVATPRAVAGGEAVLDGYGDGCDVDVNNVSSGGTHDVVTEKDLEYLLHLLDGKDAVWQSMIERSTSNMACQAWRYEPESGPVVYRSRTVFEDATPELVRDFFWDDEFRPKWDPMLTYVKILEECPRTGTMIVNWVKKFPFFCSDREYVIGRRIWEAGTGKTYYCVTKGVQYPGVRRRDKPRRVDRYFSSWVIRPVQSRKGDGVLSSCEVILLHSEDMGIPRDVAKLGVRHGMWGTVKKLHGGFRAYQSARKQDMTLSRCALMATITTKISFDESVSGDQKKEDVTIAARGGNVGGGVDWRWVAIGGAVAVVFGVRTGTLGKVLLAGAGQRFGRRR from the exons ATGGACTATGAAAATTACTTCCACAATATAATAACTTTCATCACCAAACCAGCGGTTATGGAAACATTTGTCGACATTTTCTTCTGTGCGGTACCGATTTGGGCCGCGGTCATGATCGGAGTGTTAATCGGGTGGGCCTGGACGCCACGGTGGACCAGTTTGGTGTTTCTAGGGTTCCGGTCGAAGCTCCGAGGGTTCGCGATGACGGTTCCGCCGGGGTTCGGTGCTCGGCGGCTCTGGCTAGCGTTTACGGCTCTGTCGGCGTTTTCTGTTGGCCGCCGGATGTG GTCGAACTTCCGGGAGAAGGAGCGGAAGGATGAGGTGGCGACGCCGCGTGCGGTGGCTGGAGGAGAGGCGGTTTTGGATGGTTATGGTGATGGATGTGACGTTGACGTTAA TAATGTAAGTTCAGGGGGGACCCACGATGTTGTCACCGAGAAGGACCTAGAGTATCTGTTGCATCTTCTAGATGGTAAGGATGCTGTTTGGCAAAGTATGATTGAACGTTCTACTTCCAACATGGCTTGTCAAGCTTGGCGTTATGAGCCTGAG AGTGGACCGGTCGTGTACCGTAGCAGAACCGTGTTTGAAGATGCAACACCGGAGCTGGTTAGAGATTTCTTTTGGGATGATGAATTTCGACCCAAATGGGACCCGATGCTGACATATGTAAAGATTCTGGAAGAGTGTCCTCGTACTGGGACCATGATTGTCAACTGGGTTAAAAAG TTCCCGTTTTTCTGCAGTGATAGAGAATACGTCATTGGTCGTAGGATATGGGAAGCTGGGACTGGGAAGACTTACTACTGTGTTACTAAg GGAGTGCAATATCCAGGTGTGCGGCGACGTGACAAGCCAAGGCGCGTGGACCGTTACTTCTCGAGTTGGGTAATCAGGCCTG TGCAATCCCGAAAAGGAGATGGAGTATTATCGTCATGTGAAGTAATACTGTTACATAGCGAAGACATGGGGATTCCAAGAGACGTGGCTAAGCTAGGTGTCCGTCATGGAATGTGGGGAACCGTGAAGAAGCTACACGGCGGCTTCCGAGCTTATCAAAGTGCACGAAAACAAGACATGACACTCTCAAGATGTGCACTCATGGCGACAATCACCACTAAGATCTCCTTTGATGAGTCAGTGTCAGGAGACCAAAAGAAGGAAGATGTTACTATTGCCGCTAGAGGCGGCAATGTTGGCGGTGGAGTGGACTGGAGATGGGTGGCGATTGGCGGGGCAGTGGCGGTGGTTTTCGGAGTTCGTACGGGGACCCTAGGGAAAGTATTGTTGGCTGGGGCTGGTCAAAGATTTGGTCGAAGAAGATGA
- the LOC110930968 gene encoding uncharacterized protein LOC110930968 isoform X2: MDYENYFHNIITFITKPAVMETFVDIFFCAVPIWAAVMIGVLIGWAWTPRWTSLVFLGFRSKLRGFAMTVPPGFGARRLWLAFTALSAFSVGRRMWSNFREKERKDEVATPRAVAGGEAVLDGYGDGCDVDVNNVSSGGTHDVVTEKDLEYLLHLLDGKDAVWQSMIERSTSNMACQAWRYEPESGPVVYRSRTVFEDATPELVRDFFWDDEFRPKWDPMLTYVKILEECPRTGTMIVNWVKKFPFFCSDREYVIGRRIWEAGTGKTYYCVTKGVQYPGVRRRDKPRRVDRYFSSWVIRPVQSRKGDGVLSSCEVILLHSEDMGIPRDVAKLGVRHGMWGTVKKLHGGFRAYQSARKQDMTLSRCALMATITTKISFDESVSGDQKKEDVTIAARGGNVGGGVDWRWVAIGGAVAVVFGVRTGTLGKVLLAGAGQRFGRRR, encoded by the exons ATGGACTATGAAAATTACTTCCACAATATAATAACTTTCATCACCAAACCAGCGGTTATGGAAACATTTGTCGACATTTTCTTCTGTGCGGTACCGATTTGGGCCGCGGTCATGATCGGAGTGTTAATCGGGTGGGCCTGGACGCCACGGTGGACCAGTTTGGTGTTTCTAGGGTTCCGGTCGAAGCTCCGAGGGTTCGCGATGACGGTTCCGCCGGGGTTCGGTGCTCGGCGGCTCTGGCTAGCGTTTACGGCTCTGTCGGCGTTTTCTGTTGGCCGCCGGATGTGGTCGAACTTCCGGGAGAAGGAGCGGAAGGATGAGGTGGCGACGCCGCGTGCGGTGGCTGGAGGAGAGGCGGTTTTGGATGGTTATGGTGATGGATGTGACGTTGATGTTAA TAATGTAAGTTCAGGGGGGACCCACGATGTTGTCACCGAGAAGGACCTAGAGTATCTGTTGCATCTTCTAGATGGTAAGGATGCTGTTTGGCAAAGTATGATTGAACGTTCTACTTCCAACATGGCTTGTCAAGCTTGGCGTTATGAGCCTGAG AGTGGACCGGTCGTGTACCGTAGCAGAACCGTGTTTGAAGATGCAACACCGGAGCTGGTTAGAGATTTCTTTTGGGATGATGAATTTCGACCCAAATGGGACCCGATGCTGACATATGTAAAGATTCTGGAAGAGTGTCCTCGTACTGGGACCATGATTGTCAACTGGGTTAAAAAG TTCCCGTTTTTCTGCAGTGATAGAGAATACGTCATTGGTCGTAGGATATGGGAAGCTGGGACTGGGAAGACTTACTACTGTGTTACTAAg GGAGTGCAATATCCAGGTGTGCGGCGACGTGACAAGCCAAGGCGCGTGGACCGTTACTTCTCGAGTTGGGTAATCAGGCCTG TGCAATCCCGAAAAGGAGATGGAGTATTATCGTCATGTGAAGTAATACTGTTACATAGCGAAGACATGGGGATTCCAAGAGACGTGGCTAAGCTAGGTGTCCGTCATGGAATGTGGGGAACCGTGAAGAAGCTACACGGCGGCTTCCGAGCTTATCAAAGTGCACGAAAACAAGACATGACACTCTCAAGATGTGCACTCATGGCGACAATCACCACTAAGATCTCCTTTGATGAGTCAGTGTCAGGAGACCAAAAGAAGGAAGATGTTACTATTGCCGCTAGAGGCGGCAATGTTGGCGGTGGAGTGGACTGGAGATGGGTGGCGATTGGCGGGGCAGTGGCGGTGGTTTTCGGAGTTCGTACGGGGACCCTAGGGAAAGTATTGTTGGCTGGGGCTGGTCAAAGATTTGGTCGAAGAAGATGA